The nucleotide sequence GAAGGTAAAGGAGGTAATATAGGGTGGCTAGAAATAAGTTCGACGTAGACGAGTCTTTAGAGACCAAGTTTAATGCTAAGCACCTAAAAAGGATTCTTGGATATGTTAAGCCTTACAAAAAGGACATGATAATCACCGTGGCAGTTATGCTTATTGCCAGCGTTGCAGGCCTTATAGGTCCTTATCTCATAAAGGATGCCATAGATAACAGGATTCCTTTGAGGGATAAGTCAGGCCTGGTACTGCTGTCTGTAATATACGTTTTGACACTGGTAATTACCGGTGTCTGCATGAAATATAAGATAAGAACCATGTCTTATATTGGACAAAAGGTTATTGAAAATATAAGATTGGACTTATTCACACATATACAAAAGCTGCCATTTACCTATTATGACAGCAGGCCCCACGGAAAAATACTGGTGAGGGTAGTAAACTACGTCAATTCCTTAAGTGATCTGTTATCCAATGGATTGATAAACTTGATTACTGATTTATTTAGTTTGTTAGTAATAATTATATTTATGTTTGCCATAAACGTTAAACTGACATTAGTTTGTATGGCCGGTGTACCGATTTTGGCAGGGGTGATATTCCTCATAAAAAATGCTCAGCGAAAGGCCTACCAGATCCTCAGCAGTAAGCAGTCCAACATGAATGCTTATATACATGAAAGCATTGCGGGCATAAAGGTAACCCAATCCTTTGGAAGAGAAGAAGAAAACCTAAAGATTTTCAGAGAGGTAAGCAACACCTACAGAACCTCCTGGATGAAGGCTGTAGCCACTCAGTTTTTACTGTGGCCGGCGGTGGAAAACATATCGGTGCTTACTGTATCCGCAGTTTATGTGGTAGGCATAGCTTCCATCACTCCCGGCAATTCCGGCATTACAGTGGGAGTACTCATGGCCTTTATGGGCTATATATGGAGATTCTGGGCGCCTATCACTAACCTTGGGAATTTCTATAATTCCATAATCAATGCAATGGCATATTTGGAGAGAATCTTCGAAACCATGGATGAGCAACCTACGGTTACAGATATACCGGGCGCTAAGGAACTTGGCTCTATCAGGGGGGATGTGGAGTTTGAAAATGTAAGCTTTAGCTATGAGCCGGAAAAGAAGATTTTGGACAATATCAGCTTTAAGGTTAAGGCCGGCGAAACCATTGCTTTAGTTGGACCCACAGGTGCAGGAAAGACTACAATAATCAATCTTATAAGCCGTTTCTATGACTTAGACAGCGGAGCAATCAAAATAGACGGCACCGACATAAAGGGTGTGACACTGGAATCCCTAAGAAAGCAGATGGGAGTTATGCTGCAAGATACCTTTATTTTTTCCGGAACCATAATGGACAACATCCGTTACGGAAGGCTGGATGCCACCGATGAGGAGGTCATAGCTGCAGCCAAAGCCATTAAGGCTCATGACTTTATCGTAAGTCTTAAGGACGGCTACCAGACAGAAGTCAATGAGAGAGGCAGCAGGTTATCGGTGGGACAGAGACAGTTAATTTCCTTTGCCAGAGCATTGCTGGCAGATCCAAAGATCTTAATACTGGATGAGGCTACTTCCAGCATAGATACTAAGACTGAAATGGCCCTGCAGGAAGGGTTGAAAAAGCTGTTGAAGGGAAGAACTTCCTTCATAATTGCCCACAGACTGTC is from Clostridium thermarum and encodes:
- a CDS encoding ABC transporter ATP-binding protein, with the protein product MARNKFDVDESLETKFNAKHLKRILGYVKPYKKDMIITVAVMLIASVAGLIGPYLIKDAIDNRIPLRDKSGLVLLSVIYVLTLVITGVCMKYKIRTMSYIGQKVIENIRLDLFTHIQKLPFTYYDSRPHGKILVRVVNYVNSLSDLLSNGLINLITDLFSLLVIIIFMFAINVKLTLVCMAGVPILAGVIFLIKNAQRKAYQILSSKQSNMNAYIHESIAGIKVTQSFGREEENLKIFREVSNTYRTSWMKAVATQFLLWPAVENISVLTVSAVYVVGIASITPGNSGITVGVLMAFMGYIWRFWAPITNLGNFYNSIINAMAYLERIFETMDEQPTVTDIPGAKELGSIRGDVEFENVSFSYEPEKKILDNISFKVKAGETIALVGPTGAGKTTIINLISRFYDLDSGAIKIDGTDIKGVTLESLRKQMGVMLQDTFIFSGTIMDNIRYGRLDATDEEVIAAAKAIKAHDFIVSLKDGYQTEVNERGSRLSVGQRQLISFARALLADPKILILDEATSSIDTKTEMALQEGLKKLLKGRTSFIIAHRLSTIKDASKIMYIDNGTIVEQGTHQELMAKKGSYYALTCQGDVLSAIS